A section of the Acidobacteriota bacterium genome encodes:
- a CDS encoding amino acid adenylation domain-containing protein has product MRAQEGLSRVERHRLLVEWNDTASAYPRRALVQHLVAQQAAARPEAVAAVYGDHSLSYGELDRRARALAHRLGHLGVGVEDRVGVFLEPGCDLVVALLGILRAGGAYLPLDRAYPPDRLAFMLADADPKVVVTQSTLIDELPASSVQVMVLDRRLEEPTDRDLDGAITGSFEDAEATAADRLAYIIYTSGSTGRPKGVGIPHRGITRLVLETNYITLSPRDRVGQAANTAFDAATLEIWGPLLTGGCIVEVPRDTSLVPHDLATALRRFRVNTLFLTTALFNQTIREAPDAFAHIDNLMVGGETADPAWMRRMLGNGSPRRFIHVYGPTENTTYTTGYQVRQIAEDAATVPIGAAIANSTVFVLDQSLWPVAASEVGELLTGGDGLARNYWQRPRLTAGRFVPDPFAEQPGGRLYRTGDLTRWRDDGVVDYVGRVDHQIKLRGFRVELGEIEAALAAHPQVTESAVLLQATS; this is encoded by the coding sequence ATGAGAGCACAGGAGGGGCTATCTAGAGTCGAGCGTCATCGGCTGCTGGTGGAGTGGAACGATACGGCCTCGGCCTATCCGCGCCGCGCCCTGGTGCAGCACCTGGTCGCCCAGCAGGCGGCGGCGCGACCCGAAGCGGTGGCGGCGGTCTATGGCGACCACAGCTTGAGCTACGGTGAGCTCGACCGCCGCGCCCGTGCCCTGGCGCACCGGTTAGGACACCTAGGGGTCGGAGTGGAAGATCGCGTCGGCGTCTTCTTGGAGCCCGGCTGCGATCTGGTCGTGGCGTTGCTGGGGATTCTCCGGGCCGGCGGCGCCTATCTGCCCCTCGACCGGGCCTATCCACCGGACCGCCTCGCCTTCATGTTGGCCGATGCCGATCCCAAAGTCGTCGTCACCCAATCGACTCTGATCGACGAGCTGCCTGCAAGCTCGGTCCAAGTGATGGTTCTCGATCGACGGCTCGAGGAGCCGACCGATCGCGACCTCGACGGGGCCATCACGGGGTCGTTCGAGGATGCCGAGGCCACCGCCGCCGATCGCCTCGCCTACATCATCTACACCTCGGGCTCGACCGGCCGCCCCAAGGGGGTCGGCATCCCTCACCGCGGCATCACCCGCCTGGTGCTCGAAACCAACTACATCACCCTTTCACCCCGAGACCGGGTGGGTCAGGCGGCCAACACCGCTTTTGACGCCGCCACCCTGGAGATCTGGGGACCGCTTCTGACCGGCGGCTGCATCGTGGAGGTGCCGCGCGACACCAGCCTGGTTCCGCACGATCTCGCCACCGCCTTGCGCCGCTTTCGGGTCAACACCCTCTTCCTCACCACCGCCCTGTTCAACCAAACGATCCGCGAGGCACCGGACGCTTTCGCCCACATCGACAACCTGATGGTGGGAGGCGAGACGGCCGATCCCGCCTGGATGCGCCGCATGCTCGGCAACGGCTCGCCGCGACGTTTCATCCACGTCTATGGGCCGACCGAGAACACGACCTACACCACCGGCTACCAAGTGCGGCAGATCGCCGAGGATGCGGCAACGGTACCGATTGGCGCGGCGATCGCCAACAGCACCGTTTTCGTGCTCGATCAATCCCTCTGGCCGGTGGCGGCCAGCGAGGTGGGCGAGCTGCTCACCGGCGGCGATGGCCTGGCGCGGAACTACTGGCAAAGGCCACGGCTCACCGCCGGCCGCTTCGTGCCAGATCCGTTCGCCGAGCAGCCCGGCGGGCGCCTCTACCGCACCGGCGATCTGACCCGCTGGCGTGACGACGGCGTGGTCGACTACGTCGGCCGGGTCGATCACCAGATCAAGTTGCGCGGCTTCCGGGTCGAGCTCGGCGAGATCGAGGCCGCGCTCGCCGCGCACCCCCAGGTGACCGAGAGCGCCGTGCTGCTGCAGGCGACGAGC